The Mycolicibacterium duvalii DNA window CACCACCGGACACGAACACATGTTCGCATCCGCGGGGGACATCTCAGCGGCAGTCGCCGTAAATGCTGGTCGTCCAGATGTGCACCAGGTTGTCGAGCACTCGGTGATCGGGAATGGCCGGTTCGTGGCCGGCGAACGCCGCCGTCATCACCGACTCGTTCATCAGGTTCAGGGCCGTCGACAACTCGATCGCCGGCACCGTCACCGGAGCGTGTCCGTCGGCGCGCTCGGCTTCGATCACCGCGGCGATGTGATCGATCCAGCGCTGCATCGAGCGCGACCACACCTCGCGGGCCGCCGAATTCGTGTTCTTCACGCTGACGGTGGCCGCGCACACCGCTCGATGGGCCCCGAAGGTGCGGACGAAGACGTCGATACCCCGCCGCCAGATCGCGCGCCGGTCGGCGGGCCGGTTGGCGATCAACTCCTCGAGGGCGGTGTCGGCCTCTGCGATCACCCGTTCGAGCAGCGTCAGCAGTACCGCGTCCTTGGACGGGAAGTAGAAGTAGAACGTGGGCCGTGAGATGCCGGCGCCTCTGGCCAGGTCATCGACCGAGATCTCGGCCAGGGAGCGGTCTTCGAGGAGGCGCTCGGCGGTTTCGAGGATCGCCAGTTCCCGATCGTCGCCGGAGGGGCGGGCGGCGCGCCGTCCGCGGGCGGGGCGGGCCTGGCTAGCGGCAGTCACGGTGACGACTTTACATGGTGTTGAAAGTTTCAACAGGGTGTTGACTAGTTCGACACTGCGTTGATAACTTGACGCCATGACCGAATTTGTCGACGTCGTCATCGTGGGAGCCGGCATCTCCGGCATCAGTGCCGCCTGGCATCTGCAGGGTGCCTGCCCGGACAAGAGCTACCTGATCCTGGAGCGCCGGGACCAGCTCGGCGGCACCTGGGATCTGTTCAAGTACCCGGGCATCCGCTCCGATTCCGACATGTACACCCTGGGCTTCCACTTCAAGCCGTGGGCCACCGACCAGTCGATCGCCGACGGACCGTCGATCTGGAACTACCTCAACGAGGCCGCGGTCGAGAACGGCATCGACAAGCACATGCGCTTCGGCCACAAGGTGGTGGCGGCCAATTGGTCGGATGAGCACCAGCGCTGGGAACTGACCGTCGAGCACGGCGGCGAGCAGGTCGAACTGCACGCCGGCTTCCTGTGGGCCTGCAGCGGCTACTACAACTACGACAAGGGCTACGCGCCGGAGTTCCCGAGCCTCGAGGACTTCGCCGGCACCGTCGTGCACCCGCAGCACTGGCCCGAGGATCTCGACTACCAGGGCAAGAAGGTCGTGGTGATCGGCAGCGGCGCGACCGCGATCACGCTGATCCCGGCCATGGTCGACACCGGTGCCGGACACGTCACCATGCTCCAGCGCACG harbors:
- a CDS encoding TetR/AcrR family transcriptional regulator — encoded protein: MTAASQARPARGRRAARPSGDDRELAILETAERLLEDRSLAEISVDDLARGAGISRPTFYFYFPSKDAVLLTLLERVIAEADTALEELIANRPADRRAIWRRGIDVFVRTFGAHRAVCAATVSVKNTNSAAREVWSRSMQRWIDHIAAVIEAERADGHAPVTVPAIELSTALNLMNESVMTAAFAGHEPAIPDHRVLDNLVHIWTTSIYGDCR